The Triticum aestivum cultivar Chinese Spring chromosome 7B, IWGSC CS RefSeq v2.1, whole genome shotgun sequence genome window below encodes:
- the LOC123156235 gene encoding citrate-binding protein-like, producing the protein MAGYDYSSGVWQFEGYGYVPSGTTGVSIMQVFGAGETATTLMLHVYDGALRYYDRQLVEDSIYDRWFRLNVVHDVEASTLTVYIDGEQKLHVQGRGGDSHYFKFGVYAQNHDSSCMESRWKDVRIFKKH; encoded by the exons ATGGCA GGCTACGACTACAGCTCCGGCGTGTGGCAGTTCGAGGGCTATGGTTACGTCCCCTCCGGCACCACGGGGGTGTCTATCATGCAGGTGTTCGGCGCCGGCGAGACGGCCACCACGCTCATGCTGCATGTCTACGATGGCGCGCTGCGGTACTACGACCGGCAGCTCGTGGAGGACTCCATCTATGACAGATGGTTCCGACTGAACGTGGTCCACGATGTGGAGGCGTCGACGCTCACCGTGTACATCGACGGCGAGCAGAAGCTGCACGTCCAGGGCCGCGGCGGGGACTCGCACTACTTCAAGTTTGGTGTGTACGCACAGAACCACGACTCCAGCTGCATGGAGTCTCGCTGGAAGGACGTCAGGATCTTCAAGAAGCATTAG